The Bacteroidota bacterium genome includes the window CAAGGATGAAGCGGAGCCGATAAGACCCGCCGAGCCTGACAGTGGAGTCGATAAACTGATTCTTGTGAATAAAAGATTGACTGTGCTTCTCGAGTTGTCCCGCTCCCTTACTTCCATCACTGACCTCGACGAGCTTCTCGCCCACATTATTAAGATGACGGCTGAAGTGCTTGCTGTCGAGAGGGCAACCGTCTTCATCTACGATAAGGAAAAAGACCAGCTTTGGTCGAGAACAGGAATAGGACTTAAGGCGTCTGAAATCAGATTCCCATCGAATCAGGGTGTTGCCGGAGAAATATTCACTTCCGGTGAGCCGTTGATTATCCCGGATCCTTACTCACATCCCGCATTTAACAAGGAATTTGATCTAAAATCAGGGTTCAGAACCAAAAATATTCTCGGTTATCCCTTGAAAAACATTAACGGCGAAGTAATCGGTGTGATCCAGTTGTTGAATAAGAAATCGGGTGAATTTGACCACGACGATGAATCGTATCTTGGAGCCCTTGCGTCAGGTGTTGGGATAGTGCTCGAAAATGCACTTTTGAGAGAGAGTTACAGGAACAAACTTGAAGAAATTCAGGTTGCATATAAGGAACTTGACATTGCACAGGATACAATATTGCGTGAAACAAAATTTGCTACAATTTTCGAGATGAGCGGAATTATTCGTGATGCTGTGGCACATAATAATCCGCTGGGGGTTATTGACAATTTGAGGTCCGACTATTTATACGATTCCAAATTGATTCGATCGCTCGATTTGATCGAGGGTTCAATCAGAAAAATAATTAATGATACCGAACAATTCGCAAAAAATAATGGCCATTAAGCTTTTTCTCTTCCTTTTCCTGATGCTTCTTCCTGTTACCGGTTGTCAGAGAAATCCGGAGGAGGAGACAAAAAAATACGGAGATAAAATGACAGTCGACAAATCGAAACTCGATACAGCCACTTTTGGTGCAGGGTGCTTTTGGTGTGTGGAGGCAGTCTTTCAGCGTCTTAAAGGAGTGGAAAAGGTAATCTCCGGTTATTCTGGAGGAAGTGTAAAAAATCCTTCATACAAACAGGTTTGTGACGGAAACACCGGACACGCCGAAGTGTGCAGAATTTTCTACGATCCTTCCGTGGTTTCATTCACCGAACTTTTGGAGGTGTTTTGGAAGACTCACGATCCCACCACTCTGAACCGTCAGGGAAATGATGTCGGAACCCAGTACCGTTCTGTGGTTTTCTACCATAACGAGGAACAAAGGAAACTGGCTGAACACTACAAACAGGAACTCGATTCATCAGGAATTTTTCCTGACAAAATAGTCACGGAAATATCTCCGGCTCAGGAATTTTATGTGGCTGAAGACTATCACCAGAATTATTTTGATGAAAACGGGAACCAGCCCTATTGCTCATTTGTAATAAAACCGAAAATCGAAAAATTTAACAAAATATTTAAAGATAAAATCAAATAACAACACTTTAACCAAACTGGAGTACAAATGAAATCACATGAGATTGATTACACCATTATAGGCGATGATCTGCAAATGGTCGAAGTTGAGCTCGATCCCGGAGAAACTGTTATTGCTGAAGCAGGTGCGATGTGCTATATGGAAAGCGGTATTGAGTTTGAAGCCAAAATGGGAGACGGAAGTGATACAAACAGCGGTTTTTTTGGAAAGCTCGTTTCTGCAGGTAAAAGAGCCCTCGCTGGTGAATCCATTTTTATGACACATTTTACCAACCGCGGTAGTGGTAAAAAAAGACTTGCTTTTGCTTCGGCTGTTCCCGGGAAAATTATTCCGGTGGATCTTGCTGAGTTCGGTGGAAGACTCTTTTGCCAGAGTGATGCTTTCCTCGCTGCAGCATTGGGAACAAAAGTCAGCATTGCTTTTACAAAAAAACTTGGAGCAGGCTTCTTTGGCGGTGAAGGTTTTATTCTTCAGAAGCTCGAAGGTGACGGAAAAGCATTCATCAACTGTGGTGGCAGCATAATCAGAAAAGACCTGAAGAACGACACTCTCAGAATCGATACAGGTTGTCTTGTTGCCTTTACAGAAGGCATTGATTATGATATCGAAAGAGCCGGAAATCTGAAAACGATGTTCCTCGGTGGTGAAGGAATTTTTCTTGCCACATTGAGAGGTACCGGAACGGTTTATATCCAGAGCCTCCCTTTCTCGAGACTTGCTGACAAAATTATTGCGAGAGTTCCAAAACCCAGCACTACTACTTTCAGTAGCTCAGACTAACCTGATCTAAATTGCAGATAAAAAAAAGGCGGCTCTTCACCGCCTTTTTTTTTGTTTTTAGAATTCAACTTTCAATCCAAAAGTCGGTAGTATCTGAAATCCCTTCTTCACTATCGAACCATCACGATTGATAAATCTCTCTTCATTCACATTTAACCGGCTGTAGGCATTCGAGATGTCGAGAAACATTACCAGTGCAAGTTTCCCCAGTTGCAACCTGTGATCAACTCTCAGGTTCAATGTATGAAAATCATCGAATCTTTCAGAGTTGTTTCCGGTTATTTCCTTTGAATATCTCAGATAGCCGGGATTGTTCATTACATCGGAATAAAAAGTATAAGAGTCTTTTGGTCTTCCGGTGGCATACTTCCACTTCAGTGAAACTGCCCATGCTTCGTTGAACTCGTAACCGAGTAAAATATTGAACAGATTTGGCTGACTGAAGTCTGAATTATACCACCCTTCACCGAGGTCATCATTTCGTTTGCTTTGTGACCAGGAATAGTTAATCTGTCCGTACCAGTTGTCAGTCAATCTTTTTACGATTGAGATATCAACACCCGCTGCCCATCCTTTTCCACCGTTGATTCGTGCGGGAGTTGTACGGTCGGGTCTCACGATCAGATCAGAAAATTCTTTATAGTAGGGTTCAACCGTTAATTTATATTCATCGGAGAGATATGCGGTTACACCTCCGATAAAATGAATCGATCGTTCATTCTTCAGCGATTTGTTTCCGTTGAATTCGGTAATGAGCAGAAAATCGGGTGCCTGATAATAAACTCCGGTGGCAAAGTTGATTCTGATGTTTTCGGCAGCAAACCACGCAAGACTTAATCTTGGTGAAAAATTGTCTGACTTGCTGAATCCTGTTCTTTCATATCTTCCTCCAATATTGTAGCTGAATGACTGTCCAAACTTTCCGTTCAATTCGGCAAAGAAACTTCCATTTACTGCATTGTCACTGAAGATATTGTTCACCATTCCGGGAGTGACGATCAAATATTTTTTTGAAGGGTCTGGTCTGAAATCATTCCTGTCGAATGTATAAACGGTATCAGTCCTTGAAAGAATAAAATCGTATGATGCTGAAATTTGGCTGATCTCGAATCCCGAGGATACACCAAGTTGTTTGCTGAACTGGTGATTGAACTCGAATTTCACACCGGCTTCCTCTTCGAATCCGCTGTTACGGTAAAGATCCTGAACTATCCCGGCCTGCTCTTTTGCCGGCCGGATTCCATTAACCGGATCGTTGATTACCCTTCCGAGTGTAACCGCCACATCTTTGTTTTTGTAATAACCCGTCAATGTGAAATAACTGTTACTCCCCAACAGACTTCTCCAATTGATGCCGAAAACTCTTTTTGTCTCTGTTTGACGAATAAGGTCGGTATCAAATGCCTTATCGCTTTCGTAAACATGGTCAATGTTTCGGTCGAACAGTTCCGGTGAGAAGATGCCCACCACTGTTATTTTGTTACCATTTTCGAACCGGGTCGTGCTCTTGAAAAGAATATCCATGAAGGAAGGATCGCCGAGTTCTTTTTGGCCCGTCCACTGAAGAATATTTCTGAAATCCTGTTTTCTTGCAGAAAAGAGAATCGAAGTGTTCTTGTTGATAAACGATGGACCGTCATAATTCACTTCCCATCCAAGAATATCATAGGTACCGTTCACAGTAAATCCGTCAAAATTGCCCTCCTTCAATTTCAGGTCGACAACCGAGGAATTTTTCCCGCCGTACCGCGATGCAAATCCGCCTGCCTGAAATGTTGCCGCATCAATCACTCCCGGTGTGAAGATCGAAAATCTGCCTCCCTGCACTTCCTGATCTTCATTTCCTCTGTCAAAGTGAGCAATCCTGTCAAAAGGGATATTGTCCACGAGTATGATATTGTCCTTTGGACTTCCTCCTCTGACCGAGAATGCTGTAAATTCCCCTCCGGCGCTGCTGACACCGGGAAGAGTCTCAATGGCTCTGAAGATATCTCCACCTGCTCCCGGTGTTCTAAGTATCTCTTCCCTGTTATACCCGAAAGTGTTGATCGTATTGCTCTGGTCATCATTGAACAGTCCTGCCCTGATGGTAACCTCCTTGCCTACAACCGGAGCCGGAACAAGCTCGACCTCACGAACACCCGTCACTTTTTCGCGGATTACCCGTGTGTCCTTTTCGAGATGAGTGCCATAACCAACGAATGAGAATTCCACTCTGTAGATTCCTTCCGGAATCTTATCGACTTTGTATTTTCCGTTGTAATCAGTGACGGCACCAAGCTGAGTGCCGAGAACTCTGACAGTAACCCCGGGCAATGGTTGTTTTGTGTCCTGATCATACACAAATCCTGATATACTGCCTGTGTTCTGACCGAAAACCAGTCCGGTAACAAGTATTAAAAAAACTATTAAACGCATTGCTGCCTCTTTATTTTTGATTAATTATGATTGATTATTTAATTAACACTGTTTAGTTTTATGCCAAAAAAATTTAAGTATGCACTACTTCATTTAACATTGAATCAATTGTGCTGTTAATTAGTGCCTGAAGGTCATCACCTTTAACTTCATTTACTCTTTGCCTGTTTACAAGTGAAACAATGCCGTGAACAAAGGACCAGAGTCCAAAAGCCACCGGCATGGGAGGACCCTTCTTTACCACTCCCTTTTCCATCGCATATTCCACTGCACGGTGAAGCACCATAAAACTCTCGCGACCCTCTGTCCACTCCTTTGTTTCGCCGTATTTTTTCATCGGAGCTCTGGCTATAAACATCAGATCGTAATATTCAGGGTGCTCAAGACCGAACCTGACATACATCCTCCCGAGTTCTTTCACTCTTTCTCTGGGGTCTGTCACAGATTCTGCCTGACGAAGAAAATTGTAAAACTTCACAAAACCTTCCTGCTGAAGATTGCTCAGTATCTCATCCTTGTCCTGAAAATAGAGATAGATGGTAGCGGGAGAATATTCGATTTTGTCCGCAATCTTTCTTATTGAGACATTCTCATACCCTTCATCGATAAACAGTTGTATGGCTGTATCGAGAATCATCCTCCTTTTTTCATGTTTTTCTCTCTCTTTTCGCTCGCTGATTCCCATAAAAGCCTCGTTTACTGAACAGTGTTTATTTTATATGCAAAGTTAAGTATTTTAACATATCCATGTCAAGAACTTTTTTTTATTTTTTCTTGCATCGTAATTTTATCTATCGTATATTTACGATATACAATTAAGGAATTCCATGGCATTTTCTAAAAAAGAACAATTTACCGATGAAGAGATCTGGCTTGCGGATATTGCAAAGTCACTTTCTCATCCGGCACGAATAAATATCCTGAAAATACTCAACCGGATGAACAGTTGCATGGTTGGCAGTCTTGTGGATCAACTCCCCCTTTCGCAATCAACAGTCTCACAACACCTTGGCGAGCTGAAGAGAATCGGACTTATAACGGGAGAGATTGACGGACCTAAAATCTGCTACTGTATCAATAAAGAAACATTAGCCAAAGCCAAGACGGCAATGGACAAACTTTTTACTCACATAGGCTGTTGCTGACAGCCTGATAAAAGGAACAAAACAATGAACAACAACGAAAAAATGAAAAACATAGTTAAAGACAGATATTCCAAAATCGTCATCAATGCAACACAGTCAAGTTGCTGTGGACCGCAGACAAGCTCCTGCTGCTCTGATACAGAGGATTTCACAGTCTTTTCAGATGACTACACAAATCTCCCCGGCTACACTCCGGATGCCGACCTTAACCTCGGGTGCGGCTTACCAACCGAGTTTGCCGGTATAAAAGAGGGTGACACCGTGATTGATCTCGGTTCGGGAGCAGGAAACGATGTTTTTGTTGCAAGAGCACTGGCTGGAGAAAGGGGAAGAATAATAGGACTCGACTTCACAGAAGCGATGATTCAAAAAGCAAACGAAAACAAAACCAAACTCGGTTATGAAAATGTTGAATTTGTCTTCGGAGACATAGAAAAAATGCCAATCGAGGATAATCTGGCAGATGTAATTGTATCAAACTGTGTACTGAATCTCGTACCCGACAAAGAGAAAGCATTCAGCGAAGTTTACAGAACAATGAAACCCGGTGGACATTTCTGCATGTCAGATGTGGTGCTCCAAGGTGAGCTCAGAGACGAGTTGAAAGAATCCGCAACACTCTATGCTGGCTGTGTCGCCGGTGCCCTGCAGCAGGAAGATTATCTTGAGATCATAAAAAATGCGGGATTCAAAAACATCGAAATAAAGAAAAGCAAACGAATTACACTTCCTGACGAATTACTTCAAAAGTATCTGGATGAGGCAGCATTAAAAGCGTTCAGAGAGAGTGGTGCGGGAATATTCAGTATTACTGTAGTCGGCGAGAAATAAGTTCGAAAAAAACTAATAACTAATAAATCAAAACTCATAACTAAAACCCGGTACCCCCGGCAGGAATCGAACCTGCGCACATGGCTCCGGAAACCAATGCTCTATCCACTGAGCTACGGGGGCAATATAATTCGGACTGCAAATTTAACAAATTAAACCGTATTTACCTAAAAAAGCCCCGGTGGTTGCCGGGGCTTTTTAATTTTGTCTCAGATTTTACGGATTAGAGATACTATTGCAACTGGAATCTGATAGGAACAGTTACCTGAACATTCACAGGCTGACCGTTTTGCTTACCGGGATTCCAACGGGGCATCATCATGACCACACGAAGAGCT containing:
- a CDS encoding TetR/AcrR family transcriptional regulator; the encoded protein is MGISERKEREKHEKRRMILDTAIQLFIDEGYENVSIRKIADKIEYSPATIYLYFQDKDEILSNLQQEGFVKFYNFLRQAESVTDPRERVKELGRMYVRFGLEHPEYYDLMFIARAPMKKYGETKEWTEGRESFMVLHRAVEYAMEKGVVKKGPPMPVAFGLWSFVHGIVSLVNRQRVNEVKGDDLQALINSTIDSMLNEVVHT
- a CDS encoding metalloregulator ArsR/SmtB family transcription factor, giving the protein MAFSKKEQFTDEEIWLADIAKSLSHPARINILKILNRMNSCMVGSLVDQLPLSQSTVSQHLGELKRIGLITGEIDGPKICYCINKETLAKAKTAMDKLFTHIGCC
- the msrA gene encoding peptide-methionine (S)-S-oxide reductase MsrA, which translates into the protein MAIKLFLFLFLMLLPVTGCQRNPEEETKKYGDKMTVDKSKLDTATFGAGCFWCVEAVFQRLKGVEKVISGYSGGSVKNPSYKQVCDGNTGHAEVCRIFYDPSVVSFTELLEVFWKTHDPTTLNRQGNDVGTQYRSVVFYHNEEQRKLAEHYKQELDSSGIFPDKIVTEISPAQEFYVAEDYHQNYFDENGNQPYCSFVIKPKIEKFNKIFKDKIK
- a CDS encoding GAF domain-containing protein, which codes for MSLYKSIALFSDNPRSIDIYLEFAREGSHDLLHLAKNTQNLSELSSKKYDLIIVEISQPSMSEIEFIDAVHSRGETAPVIVISSYFYDTREIVFGGKISHFIQNPLTVAKLKDAVSLFFKDEAEPIRPAEPDSGVDKLILVNKRLTVLLELSRSLTSITDLDELLAHIIKMTAEVLAVERATVFIYDKEKDQLWSRTGIGLKASEIRFPSNQGVAGEIFTSGEPLIIPDPYSHPAFNKEFDLKSGFRTKNILGYPLKNINGEVIGVIQLLNKKSGEFDHDDESYLGALASGVGIVLENALLRESYRNKLEEIQVAYKELDIAQDTILRETKFATIFEMSGIIRDAVAHNNPLGVIDNLRSDYLYDSKLIRSLDLIEGSIRKIINDTEQFAKNNGH
- a CDS encoding TonB-dependent receptor, which translates into the protein MRLIVFLILVTGLVFGQNTGSISGFVYDQDTKQPLPGVTVRVLGTQLGAVTDYNGKYKVDKIPEGIYRVEFSFVGYGTHLEKDTRVIREKVTGVREVELVPAPVVGKEVTIRAGLFNDDQSNTINTFGYNREEILRTPGAGGDIFRAIETLPGVSSAGGEFTAFSVRGGSPKDNIILVDNIPFDRIAHFDRGNEDQEVQGGRFSIFTPGVIDAATFQAGGFASRYGGKNSSVVDLKLKEGNFDGFTVNGTYDILGWEVNYDGPSFINKNTSILFSARKQDFRNILQWTGQKELGDPSFMDILFKSTTRFENGNKITVVGIFSPELFDRNIDHVYESDKAFDTDLIRQTETKRVFGINWRSLLGSNSYFTLTGYYKNKDVAVTLGRVINDPVNGIRPAKEQAGIVQDLYRNSGFEEEAGVKFEFNHQFSKQLGVSSGFEISQISASYDFILSRTDTVYTFDRNDFRPDPSKKYLIVTPGMVNNIFSDNAVNGSFFAELNGKFGQSFSYNIGGRYERTGFSKSDNFSPRLSLAWFAAENIRINFATGVYYQAPDFLLITEFNGNKSLKNERSIHFIGGVTAYLSDEYKLTVEPYYKEFSDLIVRPDRTTPARINGGKGWAAGVDISIVKRLTDNWYGQINYSWSQSKRNDDLGEGWYNSDFSQPNLFNILLGYEFNEAWAVSLKWKYATGRPKDSYTFYSDVMNNPGYLRYSKEITGNNSERFDDFHTLNLRVDHRLQLGKLALVMFLDISNAYSRLNVNEERFINRDGSIVKKGFQILPTFGLKVEF
- a CDS encoding TIGR00266 family protein yields the protein MKSHEIDYTIIGDDLQMVEVELDPGETVIAEAGAMCYMESGIEFEAKMGDGSDTNSGFFGKLVSAGKRALAGESIFMTHFTNRGSGKKRLAFASAVPGKIIPVDLAEFGGRLFCQSDAFLAAALGTKVSIAFTKKLGAGFFGGEGFILQKLEGDGKAFINCGGSIIRKDLKNDTLRIDTGCLVAFTEGIDYDIERAGNLKTMFLGGEGIFLATLRGTGTVYIQSLPFSRLADKIIARVPKPSTTTFSSSD
- the arsM gene encoding arsenite methyltransferase; the encoded protein is MNNNEKMKNIVKDRYSKIVINATQSSCCGPQTSSCCSDTEDFTVFSDDYTNLPGYTPDADLNLGCGLPTEFAGIKEGDTVIDLGSGAGNDVFVARALAGERGRIIGLDFTEAMIQKANENKTKLGYENVEFVFGDIEKMPIEDNLADVIVSNCVLNLVPDKEKAFSEVYRTMKPGGHFCMSDVVLQGELRDELKESATLYAGCVAGALQQEDYLEIIKNAGFKNIEIKKSKRITLPDELLQKYLDEAALKAFRESGAGIFSITVVGEK